CCCTGCCGCGGGACAACTTCGGTGTTCGCTGGAGCACGACGCGCGACTTCGGCTCCGGCGGCCCCTTCGACCTCACCGTCTCCGCTCAGGACGGGGCGCGCGTCTACCTCGACGGGGTCCGCAAGATCGACCTGTGGCGCAACGTCACCTGGGACCAGAAGAAGACGGTCCGCCTCACCGTCCCGCGCGGGAACCACACCCTGCGCGTGGACTTCGCCGCCTACACCGGCACCGCCAACATCGCCTTCGGCTACAAGCCCGTCATCGGCGCCACCCACGACAAGACGGCACCGCTGACCCCGGCCGGTCTGAAGGCCACTTACGCGGCCTCCACCCTGAAGACGAGCCTGTCCTGGTCCCGCAACCACGAGATGGACCTGGCCGGTTACCGCCTCTACCGCCGCACCGGCAGCAACGGCGCCTGGAGCCTGCGCAACACCACGCCGCTCACCGGCAACACGTACACCGACGCGCCCCCGGCCACCGGCGCCACCTACGAGTACGCCCTGCGTGCCGTCGACCGCTCCGGCAACCTCTCCCCACTGACTTCCGTGGCGCGCGTCGTCAGCACCGACAAGACGGCCCCTGCCACCCCCACCGGACTCACCGCCGCGTACGACGAGTCCGCCGGTGCCCGGCTCTCCTGGTCGCCGGTGAGCGGGGCCGGTTCCTACGAGGTGCAGCGATCCCTCGCACCCGAGGGGCCGTTCTCCTCCCTCGGCGTCCCCACGCAGAGCGCCGCCCTGACCGACGTCAGCGCCACCGCGGGCTCCACCTACCACTACCGGGTGCGAGCCCTGGACGGCGCGGGCAACAGCTCGCCGTACTCCGCGCCCTTCCGGCTCGACGTGCCCGAGGCACCCGAGGCCAAGCCCCTGCCGCCGGCGAATGTCTCCGCCAACGGCTGGGTCGACCGCAACACCGTCGGCTGGCGGTACGACGGTGACGCGGCCCACCGCTTCCACGTCTACGCCGCCGAGTCGGCCGCCGGCCCGTGGACCCGGCTGACCGAATCCCCGGTCACCGGCCCCGCCTACGACGACTTCGCGGCGCCCGTCGGGCAGGTCCGTCACTACCAGGTCAGGACGGTCACCGCGCTGGGCACGGAGTCGGACCCGTCGGCGACGGCCTCGGCCACCCGCACCGGCGACGTCACTGCGCCGCACATGCCGTACGGCCTGGACGCGTGGAACGGCACCGATGGCGTGCACCTCTCCTGGACGGCCAACACCGACGACACGGATCACTACCTCGTGATGCGCAAGCCGATGTTCGGCGCGTGGGAGCAGATCGCCGTGGTGCGGGACGCCAAGTACCTGGACGCCGCCATCCCGGCCGACGTGCAGTACGGCTACACCGTCCGCGCCGTCGACGCGGCCGGCAACGTCTCCCCCATGCCCGAGCCCGGCTACGGCACCGTCTACGGCAAGCGCCTGCCGGTCCACGAGAAGCCCGCCGCGCCCGCCTCGCTGACCGCGACACCCGAGAACGGCAACGTCAAGGTGGAGTGGACCGCGAGCACGTCGACCGATGTGGCCGGCTACTACGTCTACCGCACCACCTCGTCGGACCCCACGTCGGCCTACGCGGTCTCCCCGCTCATCACCGGCACGACGTTCACCAACGAGAACGTGCCCGCGGGCAAGACCTGGCACTACGTGGTGCGCGCCGTCAGCACGCGCAGCCTGTGGTCCGACTTCTCGCCGATGGCTCAGGTCACCATTCCCTGTCCGCCCATGACCGCACCGGCCACCCCCCGGATCACCGGAGGCGGCAGGGGCGCGGACTACGTCCGGCTCAACTGGGAGGTCGGCGCGTGCGATCAGGGTGCCACCGTCTCGTACAACGTCTACCGCTCCACGTCCGCCGCGGACGTCTTCACCCCTGAGCGCCGCATCGCTTCGGGCGTGACGGCTCTGACGTACACGGACCCGGCCCTGCCACGGGCGTACTACTACTACGTCGTCACGGCCGTGGCCGCCGACGGCACCGAATCGGCCCCGCAGGCCAAGCCGTTCGAGATCTCACTGATGGCACCCTGACGCCCGGTTCGGTCTCGTGGGCCCGGTTCGGTCTCATGGGCCCGCGTCGTCCGGACGCCCTCGTGCGTCCGGGCGGCGCGGGCCTTCGTCCGTCCGGGCGGCGGGGGCCTTGACCTCGACCTTGCTTTAGGTACAACACTCGGGCACATGAAGACCGCAAACAGCACCGCAAACAGCAGCACCATTCTCTTTCGCAACACCATGCGCATCACCGACGGCCACCTCGACGGCTTCCGGCATGCCATCGCGCAGGCCGTGACATTCGCTCAAGAGCACGGTCCCCAGCTCATGGTGGAGGTGTTCATCGACGAGGAGAGGATGCTGGCGCACAGCTTCCAGCTCTACCGCGACTCCGACGCCATCCGCACCCACTGGCGGCTGTCGGACCCGTACATCCGCGAGGTGATGGAGCACTGCACCGTGCAGCACTTCGAGATCTTCGGCGCACCGGACCACGACATCGTGGCGGCCCTCAAGACCCCCGACGGCGAATCCTTCCCCTTCACCGTCTCGCCCCGCCTCGCCGGCTTCAACCGTCTTGAGACGCCTGGTTGGGAGGGGTCGCCCTCCTAGACGACCGTCCGCCCCCACGACAGCGGGATGATGGCCACATGCGCATCCGCATCGACGCAGTCGACCTGCCCGGCCTCACCTGCCCCGCCCCCGCCGACAGCAAAGTGCCCGTCTACGACAACATCCACGTCGCCGTGCAACGCCGCGACCGTCCGGCCGAACTCCTCGAGCCACAGCCCGGCAACGCGCCGTCCGCGACATGGACCCTGGAGTGCACCGCTAGCCCCTCGCCGACCGGCACCGACATCAAAGGCCCGTACGTACAGAACCGCCTGGGCCGCCGGTTCATCTACCTGTCGTGGGGCACGGTCGACGAGTCGGGCACCTTCTCGATGTTCCGCCGTGCCAAGCTCATGCTCGATGTCATCCCCGCCGACCTCCTCGCCACCGCCGCACGCGAGGGCCTCCTGGTCGGACGCCTCGGCCTGACCGACGCCCAGGGCGGGCCCCTGTGCGCACGGGTCGAGCCACCACACATCACTTGGACCGCCGTGCGCGCCGACTAGGGAGGCACGTGGCACGCACCCCGACACGGCGGGTCAGCAGTACGTGGCCGAGCGCATGGCAGGCGTCCTTCGTGAGTAACTCGCGGGGATTTACGGGGAGTTCGGAGTGAGGTCGCCGGTGAGGTCGCGGGCGGGCAAACCTGAAATCACGGAATCTGCGCAAGAGCATCACACGGGATACGCACAGGCTTGCGGAAGCGTCGTTACCGTTGCTGGCTGCTCGATCAAGCGTGCGTACCTGACCAGGCCGGGGCCCCAACGGGCCGACGGTACAAAGCGATTCAGGAAGACCGTAGATGGACTACTGCTCCGCGTGTCGTCGGCATCTCAACGGAGCCCTGGTGTGTCCCGGGTGCGGCGCCTACGCCCCCGACGTGGCTCCGCCCGCAGCCGACGGTCACACCGCGCCGGTCTGGGGCACGCTCGCGGCGACGGCGTCCGAGCCCGGCAGTCCTCTGCTGCCCGACAGCTCTCTCCACGACGGTCCTCTGCCCGACGGTTCTCTCCCCGGCAGCCCTGCGCCCGACGACGCGTCCGCGGACGTCGATGCGAGCGCGCCCGCCGAGATCGAGCAGGTACGGCCCGTGGGGACCGGAAGGGCGGCGCGGCGGCGTCAAATGGCGCGGTGGAAGAAGAACAAGCGACGGGCCGCTGTGGCGACCGCCGTGGCCATCGTCGGTGGCGGGCTGACCGTCGCCGCGCTGGACCGGCAGTCCGCCGACCGGGCCCAGGCTGCCAGCGCACCGGACAACCGGAGCATGGATCTGGTGGACGAGCGAGCGCCCGAACGTGCCGTACCGGCACCCGAATCGCACGCCGACGACCGGACGTCGCGTCGTGCCGGTGCCAACGGGGAAGGGGAATCGCGGGACGCGGCCCCGGTGCGGCAGCAGCAGCGGCACTACGCCTCCGCCGAGCCCCACGCCGCACGGACTGCTCCCGCCACGGCGCCGACAGCCCGTAAGACCGCCACCGACTCCGACTCCTCTCGCTCCACCGAGGCATCACACCCTGCGCCGCGGACCACCGCTCAGGCTCAGCCTCCCGCCGCCGCTCCCGCCGACAGCGGCGGTACGGCGACACCGGCGCCCACCGCCCCGGCTCCCACCGGCAACACGGGCGCGAACGCGCCGCAGGACGAGACCGCGACGCCTCCGACCTCCCCGTTGCAGATCTGCCTGCTCGGGCTCTGCATCGGCTGACCGGGGCTCGACCACCGGCCCGCGGTACCTCTCGACGACCGCGACCACGACGGGCGCGGCGTGGCCGTCTCGACCGCGACCGGCCCCGGGTGGAAGCATCTCCACCCGGGGCCGGTCGCCGTCAGGAATCTCTCAGCTCGCCGTCAGGTCTCTCTCAGCTCACCGTCGGGTACCTCTCAGCTCACCGTCAGCTCACGCCACGCAGCTTCCACTGCTGGTTGGCCTCTCCGCCGCAGGTCCACTGGACGAGCGGGGCCCCGTCGCCGCTTGAATTCCCTGAGACATCAAGGCACTTGCCGCTGCTCCGGGAGATCACCTGCCGATAGCCGTCACCCGTCTCCGTCAGCTTCCACTGCTGGTTCGTCTGGTTGCCGCAGGCCCACTGGACGACCGCGGCACCGTCGGCGTCCGAGGCGTCCGCGACGTCCAGGCACCTGCCGCTGTTGAGGTTGATCAGCTTGACGTACCCGTTGCCCTGGTCGGCCACGGTGAACCGCTGGTTGAGCTGAGGGCCGCAGGTCCACTGCACGGCCGCCGCGCCGTCGGTGACCGAACCCCCGGGGATGTCCAGGCACTTGTCGCTGCTCTTGGAGACCAGTGTGCTGAGGTCGCGGCCGCCGTCCTCGCAGCCGGTGAAGTCGCAGCCGGGGACCCAGGGCGTCTGGCCGGACTCGTAGGCGCCCAAGTCCGGGGCGGCGCCCACGTATCCGTCCGTCAGGCCGTCGACCGGTGTACCGGCGTCGACGGCGGGCGAGGTCGACCGGATGCTGTAGTCGCCCTTGTCGGCGGCGGTGTACTGCGGGTCGGGCTCCTTGCCGTTCAGGCTGCGCGTGGTGACCAGGCTGTGGCTCTCGTCCGGAGTGCCGCCCGGGAGGTAGTCGTACGTCCGGCCGTCCGGGTGGGCGCCGTCGAGGATGTTGTTGCGCAGCACGGTGTTGGCCACGTGCGAGGCGTCGGCGTAGTAGTTGAAGATGGTCGAACCGGAGCCGGTGACAAAGGTGTTGTTGACGATGCTGCCGGTCAGGTAGGGCAGGTCCTTGCCCGACTGGGTGAACCCGCCGTGCGAGATGCCGGTGCCGCCCCTCAGGTTCCAGGCGACGTTGTGGTCGACGTTCACGTCGTAGCTGCCGTTGTCGAAGTGGAAGCCGTTGGCTATCTGGGCCGAGTCGTGGATCCAGTTGTGGTCCATGCGGGTGCCGGTGTATGCGGTGTTGCAGCAGGTGTAGACGGCGCCCAGATCAAAGTTGATCTTGGCGAAGTCGTACATGTCGTTGTAGGCGATGCGCAGGTTCTTGTAACCGGCGTTGGGATAGGCGTTGGTGTTCATGTTGACGACGTCCCGGCCGGTGGAGCGCATCGTGTTGTGCGTGATCTCCACCCCGTTCGCACCCACCTCCAGCGCCACCGCCGCGGTGTACGTGCCGCCGTACGCCACGTCGCTGATGAGGTTGTTGTCGATGACGTGGCCGGAGCCCTTGACCGAGATGCCGTTGCCCATCGAGTACCGCAGGGTGCTGTTGCGCACCGTGTTGTCGGCTCCGTGCAGCAGGATTCCGCTGTCGAAGTGGTGGTTGGCGTCGTAGACCCCCGCGTACGGCAGGCCGGTGTCGTACTGGGAGGTCTGCCAGGTCGACAGGTACTCGGCCTTGATGCCGTCCAGGACGTTGTGGGTGCTGTTGTCGTCGGTGGTGAGCGACGTGGCGAACAGCTTGATCCCGCGGACCGTGATGTGGCTGCGGTCATTGAGGTTGAAGCCGTAGTTGCGCTTCTTGGCGGTGATGTCGGTGGGCGCCTTCCCGTCCGGGGCCCACATGAACAGTTCCTTCGCGCCCGCGTCGTAGTACCAGGCGTTGGGGCCCCTCAGCAGTGACTTCTTGCCGACCAGACGGAACTTGGTCGAGTTGCCGCCCGGCGAGACATGGCCGTCGCTGCCCGGGAAACTGAGATCGAGCACCTTGTTGCCGCCGCTGAGATCGCCCTTGGTGACACTCGCCGAGTTGGCCACCCAGGAACCGGCCATGTACACGGTGGCCCCGGTCATGTCCCCCAGGTCGGGGAAGTCGTCGTAGGTCAGGGTGCCGCTCAGGACCGCGGTGCACGGCGGGGTGGCGCAGGTCTCGCCGGAGCCCGAGCGGGTGGACGACCACCCGCCCGTGATGAACGACTGGTCCCACGGATCGCTGGAGGCCGCGGGGAAAGCGGCCTCCGGCACGAGGGCGCCGGAGGTGAAGACCTGGTTGGCCCACAGGTCTTCGTTGGACGGGTACTGCGTGGAGCTGTACGGAGCGTCGGCGGTGCCGGCCAGGGTCACCTTCGCCTTGTAGATGCTGCCGCTGTCGAGGCTCCAGCCCGTCACGGTGTCGGTGCCGTCGACGGTGACGTCCGC
This is a stretch of genomic DNA from Streptomyces sp. NA04227. It encodes these proteins:
- a CDS encoding fibronectin type III domain-containing protein, yielding MRRSLGAARRTAGAAVLSVATALTGFAFPTTAQAAVTCAAGVWKAQYYANTAFSGTPKSTVCDTSIAENYGTGDPAGVTLPRDNFGVRWSTTRDFGSGGPFDLTVSAQDGARVYLDGVRKIDLWRNVTWDQKKTVRLTVPRGNHTLRVDFAAYTGTANIAFGYKPVIGATHDKTAPLTPAGLKATYAASTLKTSLSWSRNHEMDLAGYRLYRRTGSNGAWSLRNTTPLTGNTYTDAPPATGATYEYALRAVDRSGNLSPLTSVARVVSTDKTAPATPTGLTAAYDESAGARLSWSPVSGAGSYEVQRSLAPEGPFSSLGVPTQSAALTDVSATAGSTYHYRVRALDGAGNSSPYSAPFRLDVPEAPEAKPLPPANVSANGWVDRNTVGWRYDGDAAHRFHVYAAESAAGPWTRLTESPVTGPAYDDFAAPVGQVRHYQVRTVTALGTESDPSATASATRTGDVTAPHMPYGLDAWNGTDGVHLSWTANTDDTDHYLVMRKPMFGAWEQIAVVRDAKYLDAAIPADVQYGYTVRAVDAAGNVSPMPEPGYGTVYGKRLPVHEKPAAPASLTATPENGNVKVEWTASTSTDVAGYYVYRTTSSDPTSAYAVSPLITGTTFTNENVPAGKTWHYVVRAVSTRSLWSDFSPMAQVTIPCPPMTAPATPRITGGGRGADYVRLNWEVGACDQGATVSYNVYRSTSAADVFTPERRIASGVTALTYTDPALPRAYYYYVVTAVAADGTESAPQAKPFEISLMAP
- a CDS encoding RICIN domain-containing protein, which translates into the protein MPSPTAPPDRRTLISAVALTVGAVVLAAAPTPAAAGAAGATAGTTYYVSPDGEDTGPGSSANPFKTIQKCADVAVGGDTCLIRSGTYRETVTPRVSGSADAPVTFASEPGADVTVDGTDTVTGWSLDSGSIYKAKVTLAGTADAPYSSTQYPSNEDLWANQVFTSGALVPEAAFPAASSDPWDQSFITGGWSSTRSGSGETCATPPCTAVLSGTLTYDDFPDLGDMTGATVYMAGSWVANSASVTKGDLSGGNKVLDLSFPGSDGHVSPGGNSTKFRLVGKKSLLRGPNAWYYDAGAKELFMWAPDGKAPTDITAKKRNYGFNLNDRSHITVRGIKLFATSLTTDDNSTHNVLDGIKAEYLSTWQTSQYDTGLPYAGVYDANHHFDSGILLHGADNTVRNSTLRYSMGNGISVKGSGHVIDNNLISDVAYGGTYTAAVALEVGANGVEITHNTMRSTGRDVVNMNTNAYPNAGYKNLRIAYNDMYDFAKINFDLGAVYTCCNTAYTGTRMDHNWIHDSAQIANGFHFDNGSYDVNVDHNVAWNLRGGTGISHGGFTQSGKDLPYLTGSIVNNTFVTGSGSTIFNYYADASHVANTVLRNNILDGAHPDGRTYDYLPGGTPDESHSLVTTRSLNGKEPDPQYTAADKGDYSIRSTSPAVDAGTPVDGLTDGYVGAAPDLGAYESGQTPWVPGCDFTGCEDGGRDLSTLVSKSSDKCLDIPGGSVTDGAAAVQWTCGPQLNQRFTVADQGNGYVKLINLNSGRCLDVADASDADGAAVVQWACGNQTNQQWKLTETGDGYRQVISRSSGKCLDVSGNSSGDGAPLVQWTCGGEANQQWKLRGVS
- a CDS encoding DUF5990 family protein; this encodes MRIRIDAVDLPGLTCPAPADSKVPVYDNIHVAVQRRDRPAELLEPQPGNAPSATWTLECTASPSPTGTDIKGPYVQNRLGRRFIYLSWGTVDESGTFSMFRRAKLMLDVIPADLLATAAREGLLVGRLGLTDAQGGPLCARVEPPHITWTAVRAD